The following proteins come from a genomic window of Nodosilinea sp. FACHB-141:
- a CDS encoding TetR/AcrR family transcriptional regulator yields the protein MPKIVDHDEYRRELLTQCFDLFAEKGYAALTMRQIAQGLGVSTGTLYHYFPSKEGLFEQLVRETTLQDIQSAIAVASQEKCVLGRVEAALEYVAQNEDFLSKKMLIWIEFYQHQHRESGVPTEVFHGVWQESEQQITALLGLDDPKLVRFLSCVVDGILLHRIYEPQSCSFRDHARLLIDMLKLYLTDGGSLRSLN from the coding sequence ATGCCCAAAATCGTTGACCATGACGAGTACCGCAGGGAGCTGTTGACCCAATGCTTTGACCTATTTGCTGAAAAGGGCTACGCTGCGCTGACCATGCGCCAAATTGCCCAGGGCCTGGGGGTGTCAACAGGCACGCTTTATCACTACTTTCCCAGTAAAGAAGGGCTGTTTGAGCAACTGGTGCGTGAAACTACGCTGCAAGATATTCAAAGCGCGATCGCCGTTGCGAGCCAAGAAAAGTGTGTATTGGGCCGTGTAGAGGCCGCCCTAGAGTATGTCGCTCAAAACGAAGACTTTTTAAGCAAGAAAATGCTGATTTGGATTGAGTTTTATCAGCATCAGCACCGAGAGAGCGGTGTTCCAACCGAGGTATTTCATGGGGTTTGGCAAGAGAGCGAGCAGCAGATAACTGCCCTGCTAGGGCTAGACGATCCAAAGTTGGTACGTTTCCTTAGCTGCGTAGTAGATGGCATTTTGCTGCACCGCATCTACGAACCCCAGAGTTGCTCGTTTCGTGACCATGCCCGGCTGCTGATTGACATGTTAAAGCTCTACCTCACCGACGGAGGTTCGCTACGTTCGCTCAATTGA
- a CDS encoding SulP family inorganic anion transporter: protein MAGAVVGLALIPEAIAFSIIAGVDPKVGLYTSFVIAVTTAFLGGRPGSISAATGAMALLMIDLMRDWGLEYLLVATLLTGILQVIFGVLKLGRQMRYVPRAVMVGYINALAVLIFLAQLPQLTNVPPAVYAIAALSLVIIYGLPRLTKAVPSPLVALFAMTTAVIALGIEVPTVGDMGELPTTLPIFALPKVPFTLETLRIVLPYSLTMAVVGLLASFLTASLVDELTDTPSDKNQEAKGQGIANIITSFFGGMAGCGMIGQSVINVQSGGRGRLSTLCAGVFLLFAILALSGWVRQMPMAALVAVMIMVSIGTFRWASFRDMARIPRSETAVMLTTMLVTIFTRNFALGVATGIVMSTVFFSRKIARLVFVDKVLHDDSSHRIYSVSGQIFFVSVDEFLEAFDFNEFVDRITIDLTHAHLWDQGAVAALDKVVNKFRRAGAEVEVVGLNEASATLVEKLTPHSQVNRSLPKSQPESQL from the coding sequence ATGGCTGGGGCAGTGGTAGGACTGGCACTGATACCGGAGGCGATCGCGTTTTCGATCATCGCCGGAGTCGACCCCAAGGTGGGGCTTTATACCTCGTTTGTGATTGCGGTCACTACCGCGTTTCTAGGTGGACGCCCGGGGTCAATCTCAGCTGCTACCGGGGCCATGGCCCTACTGATGATTGATCTAATGCGAGACTGGGGATTAGAGTACCTGTTGGTGGCTACCCTCCTAACCGGCATCCTCCAGGTAATTTTTGGGGTACTAAAACTGGGACGCCAGATGCGCTACGTGCCTCGGGCAGTGATGGTGGGCTACATCAACGCCTTAGCAGTGCTGATTTTTCTGGCCCAACTGCCCCAGCTCACCAATGTCCCCCCGGCAGTGTATGCGATCGCAGCCCTTTCCCTAGTCATTATCTATGGCTTACCTCGGTTAACCAAAGCGGTGCCCTCGCCCCTAGTAGCCCTGTTTGCCATGACAACCGCAGTAATTGCCCTCGGCATCGAGGTGCCCACCGTGGGCGACATGGGCGAATTGCCCACCACCTTGCCCATTTTTGCCTTACCCAAAGTACCTTTTACGCTCGAAACCCTGCGTATTGTGCTGCCTTACTCCCTAACCATGGCAGTGGTAGGCTTGTTGGCCTCGTTTCTCACCGCCTCACTGGTAGATGAGCTAACCGATACCCCAAGCGACAAAAACCAGGAGGCCAAGGGCCAAGGTATTGCCAATATCATCACCAGCTTTTTCGGCGGCATGGCTGGCTGCGGCATGATCGGCCAATCAGTGATCAACGTACAGTCGGGCGGACGAGGACGCTTATCTACTCTGTGCGCTGGAGTGTTTTTGCTGTTTGCTATTCTTGCCCTCAGCGGCTGGGTGCGTCAGATGCCCATGGCCGCCCTAGTAGCGGTAATGATTATGGTCTCAATTGGCACCTTTCGGTGGGCCTCGTTTCGCGACATGGCGCGCATTCCGCGCAGCGAAACAGCGGTAATGCTGACCACTATGCTAGTGACCATTTTCACCCGCAACTTTGCCTTAGGAGTAGCCACAGGCATTGTAATGAGCACAGTATTTTTCTCGCGCAAAATTGCCAGGCTAGTATTTGTTGACAAGGTGCTACACGATGATAGTAGCCACCGAATCTACAGCGTATCGGGGCAGATTTTTTTTGTGTCTGTCGATGAGTTTTTAGAAGCCTTTGACTTTAATGAATTTGTCGATCGCATCACCATTGACCTAACCCACGCTCACCTCTGGGATCAAGGGGCTGTTGCCGCCCTAGATAAAGTGGTGAACAAATTTCGCCGGGCCGGAGCAGAGGTGGAAGTGGTAGGACTCAACGAGGCCAGCGCTACCCTAGTGGAAAAACTAACCCCCCATAGCCAAGTCAATCGATCTCTACCCAAGTCGCAACCCGAAAGTCAGTTATGA
- a CDS encoding efflux RND transporter periplasmic adaptor subunit codes for MLPVNTRRSRQVLGAALTLSLAVAACSKPAPDAMAGPQAVQVQVQELQPGTFEESSDFVGALEAEQRIELKPEVEGRVTQVLADSGSAVAKGQPVVQLSTNQVQSEVAANQAAAQAAGFGRNAAQAQVDAAQAELARAQADVELAAADFGRTERLVGAGALSRQELDNAQNQLNVAQAAQRQASENVRAAQAQLQQALSTFEQAQAQVDVSQADVGFKQVLAPVAGFLGDVSLKVGDYVQAGDTLATITQNSALLLRIQVPTTRASQLRTGIPVELLSPDTGEPLATGSVSFISPEVDGEGQSILVKARFPNEAGNLRDGQFVRARLIWSTTATLLVPTVAVTRIAGQSFVFVATDQPQEDGKTLRVATQRPVQLGPIQGGNYQVIEGLEAGDEVIVTNILQLQDGRPIDPEAQASATPSPD; via the coding sequence ATGCTGCCAGTGAATACTCGTCGATCGCGACAGGTTTTAGGGGCCGCTCTCACTCTGTCACTAGCTGTAGCGGCCTGTAGTAAACCGGCACCAGACGCCATGGCCGGCCCTCAAGCGGTGCAGGTGCAGGTGCAGGAGCTTCAGCCCGGTACCTTTGAGGAAAGCTCTGATTTCGTTGGGGCTTTAGAGGCTGAGCAGCGCATTGAGCTCAAACCAGAGGTGGAAGGCCGCGTCACTCAGGTGCTAGCGGACTCTGGCAGTGCTGTTGCCAAGGGGCAGCCTGTGGTGCAGCTCAGCACCAACCAGGTGCAGTCTGAGGTGGCGGCAAACCAGGCGGCTGCCCAGGCGGCTGGGTTTGGGCGCAATGCTGCTCAGGCTCAAGTCGATGCGGCTCAGGCAGAGTTAGCCCGTGCCCAAGCCGATGTCGAGCTAGCCGCAGCTGACTTTGGCCGCACCGAACGCCTAGTGGGAGCGGGGGCGCTGAGCCGTCAAGAGTTGGACAATGCCCAAAACCAGCTAAACGTTGCCCAGGCTGCCCAGCGCCAGGCCTCAGAAAATGTGCGAGCTGCCCAGGCTCAGCTACAGCAGGCGCTCTCAACCTTTGAACAGGCCCAGGCCCAGGTGGATGTCAGCCAGGCAGATGTTGGCTTTAAGCAGGTGTTAGCTCCAGTGGCAGGCTTTTTGGGCGATGTGTCCCTTAAAGTCGGCGACTATGTGCAGGCGGGCGATACCCTGGCTACTATTACTCAAAACAGCGCCCTGCTTTTGCGTATTCAGGTGCCTACGACCCGGGCTAGCCAGTTGCGAACGGGCATTCCGGTGGAGCTGCTTAGCCCCGACACCGGTGAACCCCTAGCTACGGGAAGCGTCAGTTTTATCTCGCCTGAGGTGGATGGCGAGGGCCAATCGATTTTGGTCAAGGCTCGCTTTCCCAATGAGGCGGGCAACTTGCGCGATGGTCAGTTTGTGCGGGCGCGGCTGATCTGGAGCACCACTGCTACGCTGCTGGTGCCCACAGTGGCAGTTACCCGTATCGCCGGACAAAGCTTTGTGTTTGTGGCCACCGATCAGCCCCAAGAAGACGGCAAAACCCTGCGGGTAGCCACCCAGCGACCGGTACAGCTGGGGCCAATCCAGGGAGGAAACTACCAAGTGATTGAGGGTCTAGAAGCCGGAGACGAGGTAATTGTGACAAACATTCTACAGCTGCAGGACGGCAGGCCGATTGACCCTGAGGCCCAAGCTTCAGCCACGCCCTCGCCTGATTGA
- the rfbB gene encoding dTDP-glucose 4,6-dehydratase, protein MKTYLITGGSGFIGSNFVLKAREEQWANIINLDQLTYASNPNSLNTLKNDPGYQLIHGNIGDLELVSSILLRHRPDVILNFAAESHVDRSIVEPEAFIQTNILGTFRLLEATRSYWDELSPEDQIAFRFLHVSTDEVYGSLGPEDAPFCETTPYAPNSPYSASKAASDHLVRAYHHTYGIPTLTTNCSNNYGPYQFPEKLIPLTILSALEGKPLPIYGDGQNIRDWLYVEDHCNAIYQVIQQGNIGETYNIGGLNEKTNLSVVESICALLDELAPKSDIKHSSLITFVTDRPGHDKRYAIDCKKIHAELGWKPKESFDSGLLKTVKWYLKNVDWVKQAQSDDYHDWIHDNYSGRLVEN, encoded by the coding sequence ATGAAAACTTATTTGATTACTGGTGGGTCTGGTTTTATCGGTTCTAATTTTGTCCTCAAGGCCCGAGAAGAACAGTGGGCTAACATTATTAATCTAGATCAGCTTACCTATGCTAGTAATCCTAATAGTCTGAACACTTTAAAGAATGATCCGGGCTACCAACTTATTCACGGGAATATTGGCGACCTCGAGCTAGTCTCTAGTATTTTGCTTCGCCATCGTCCTGATGTCATTCTAAATTTTGCTGCGGAGAGCCACGTTGATCGTTCCATCGTTGAACCCGAAGCATTCATACAGACTAATATTCTAGGTACTTTTCGACTGTTAGAAGCAACTCGTAGTTATTGGGATGAGCTGTCGCCAGAGGACCAGATAGCGTTTCGTTTTCTCCATGTTTCTACCGATGAAGTTTACGGCTCTCTCGGCCCTGAAGATGCACCGTTTTGTGAAACCACTCCTTACGCACCTAATAGTCCTTACTCTGCGAGTAAAGCAGCATCGGATCATTTAGTCCGAGCCTATCATCACACCTATGGAATACCTACACTTACCACTAACTGCTCGAATAACTATGGCCCTTACCAGTTTCCGGAAAAGCTAATTCCTTTGACTATCCTCAGTGCCCTTGAGGGCAAGCCATTGCCGATTTATGGAGATGGCCAAAACATTAGGGATTGGCTTTATGTTGAAGATCACTGCAATGCAATTTATCAAGTCATTCAACAGGGAAATATAGGTGAAACCTATAACATTGGTGGTCTTAATGAGAAGACTAATCTTTCTGTAGTTGAATCCATTTGTGCTTTGCTAGATGAGCTAGCACCCAAATCTGACATTAAACATTCTTCATTAATCACCTTTGTTACAGATCGTCCTGGGCATGACAAACGCTACGCCATTGACTGTAAAAAAATTCATGCTGAATTAGGTTGGAAACCTAAGGAAAGCTTTGATAGCGGCCTGTTGAAGACCGTTAAGTGGTATCTCAAAAATGTCGACTGGGTTAAACAAGCGCAATCCGATGATTACCATGATTGGATTCACGATAATTATTCGGGTCGGCTGGTTGAAAACTAA
- a CDS encoding efflux RND transporter permease subunit, translating into MALFSIADNFIRRPVLTTVCTLLIVMAGAIAIPLLPIEQLPEIAPLQISVAANYNGADAETVESNVTTVLEREINGVEGMQYITSSSTNTGQSTINIVFGPGQDKDISQVNVQNRVSRATPLLPPEVSQLGVTVTAQSPSILLVYRFFTDDDRYDSLFLSNYADLFILDEMKQIDGVGSAEIFGSGRYAMRLWLDPTALASQSLTPGDVVAALQEQNIQVGAGSVGASPTNVDQAYQYTVRLPGRLEEAEEFENLVVKVGANGNLVRLRDLGRAEVGAQDYSFDAKTQGKAAAGLLIYQLPGSNALQVAEAVRDRMAELQQSFPPGYQAELVFDTTDFVRVSLKEVLITLVTSIALVLLILFIFLQDWRSTIIPAIAIPVSLIGPMAFLLLFGFSINTLTLFGAILASGVVVDDAIVIVEAIAAKIDQGMRPRLAALDAMQELSGALVATSLVLMVVFIPVAFFPGSTGKIYQQFSFTMAFAVLVSTFNALTFSPAMSALLLRPNPPGGRGGPLGGLFNRFNDLLRWVTERYRRAVQVLVRLRYGVLALFAVGTMLMVGMFRIVPTGFVPEEDQGYFLGIVQAPDGVSLEYTKSVMAQADTLISQFPEVTSTFMLTGFGFDGPSPNRGVFFATLAPWEERRGRESSVAGLLPKVNGALSSIQEALVIAFNAPPVPGFSPTGALEMQLQDRSGNQMSIDEFLGNAYEIMGAANESPASAGVFTQFTASSPQVQVELNRDRLKALDVDVSEALTTVSTYLGSRYVNDYTSGGRNYRVYVQADEGFRNEPSDINAIYVRSRQGTMVSLGEVVTLKEIVGPSTINHFNLLRAIKLEGLPAPGASSGQLIADMTEAHAQAALPVVGQAWQGTAREELASGGLSILIFGLGVLVVFLVLAAQYENYVDPIIILLTVPLAVLGALTFLFFRGLELNVYAQVGMVMLIGLASKNAILIVEFANQARSQGLGLVPAAIAAAEQRFRPIIMTAISSLVGTFPLLIATGAGSASRWSVGYTVFGGLLVATVLSLLVVPVLYVILKGLEDRLFHSGPGAPPAGTVSTSFSNDGSRSLDEAEAMAPMRFAEQPPRESQGENPA; encoded by the coding sequence ATGGCGCTGTTCTCCATTGCTGACAACTTTATTCGTCGCCCGGTGCTCACTACCGTGTGCACCCTGCTGATTGTGATGGCGGGGGCGATCGCCATCCCTTTGCTGCCCATTGAGCAACTGCCGGAGATTGCGCCTTTACAAATCTCGGTGGCGGCTAACTATAACGGGGCCGATGCCGAAACCGTAGAGAGCAATGTCACCACGGTGCTGGAGCGCGAAATCAACGGCGTGGAAGGTATGCAATACATTACTTCCAGCAGCACTAACACTGGCCAGAGCACTATCAACATAGTATTTGGCCCTGGGCAAGACAAAGATATTTCCCAGGTGAACGTACAAAACCGGGTGTCGCGAGCAACGCCCCTACTGCCGCCGGAAGTCAGCCAACTGGGGGTGACGGTGACGGCTCAGTCACCGAGTATTTTGCTGGTGTATCGCTTCTTTACTGATGATGATCGCTACGACTCACTGTTCCTGAGTAACTACGCCGACCTGTTCATTCTCGATGAGATGAAGCAGATTGACGGCGTCGGCAGCGCCGAAATATTTGGGTCGGGTCGCTACGCCATGCGACTCTGGCTCGACCCCACCGCCCTGGCCAGCCAGTCGCTTACCCCCGGCGATGTGGTGGCGGCCCTGCAAGAGCAAAACATTCAGGTGGGGGCTGGGTCGGTCGGGGCTTCCCCTACCAACGTTGACCAGGCCTATCAGTACACTGTGCGGCTGCCGGGTCGTTTGGAAGAAGCCGAAGAGTTTGAGAACCTGGTGGTCAAGGTAGGGGCTAATGGCAACCTGGTGCGTCTGCGCGATTTGGGACGGGCCGAAGTCGGGGCGCAAGACTACAGCTTTGACGCTAAGACCCAGGGCAAGGCGGCGGCAGGATTGCTCATTTACCAGCTGCCGGGCAGCAACGCCCTGCAGGTGGCCGAGGCGGTGCGCGATCGCATGGCTGAGCTACAGCAATCGTTTCCGCCGGGCTACCAGGCTGAGCTGGTGTTTGATACCACTGACTTTGTGCGTGTGTCGCTCAAGGAGGTGCTGATCACCCTAGTGACGTCGATCGCCCTGGTGCTGCTGATTTTGTTTATCTTTTTGCAGGACTGGCGCTCCACCATCATTCCGGCGATCGCCATTCCGGTGTCGCTGATTGGGCCGATGGCGTTTTTGCTGCTGTTTGGCTTTTCCATCAACACCCTGACCCTGTTTGGGGCGATTTTAGCCTCGGGGGTGGTGGTGGACGACGCAATCGTGATCGTGGAGGCGATCGCCGCCAAGATTGACCAGGGCATGCGCCCCCGCCTGGCCGCCCTCGACGCCATGCAGGAGCTGTCTGGGGCGCTGGTGGCCACCTCGTTAGTGCTGATGGTGGTGTTCATTCCGGTGGCCTTTTTCCCCGGCAGCACCGGCAAAATTTACCAACAGTTTTCCTTCACCATGGCCTTTGCGGTTCTGGTGTCCACCTTCAACGCCCTCACCTTTTCCCCCGCCATGTCGGCGCTGCTGCTCCGCCCCAACCCTCCGGGGGGCCGGGGTGGGCCGCTGGGGGGCCTCTTCAACCGCTTTAACGACCTGTTGCGCTGGGTGACCGAGCGCTACCGCCGGGCGGTGCAAGTGCTAGTGCGGCTGCGCTACGGCGTGCTGGCCCTGTTTGCGGTGGGCACCATGCTGATGGTGGGCATGTTCCGCATCGTGCCGACGGGCTTTGTGCCAGAAGAAGATCAGGGGTACTTTTTGGGGATTGTGCAGGCCCCCGATGGCGTTTCGCTGGAATATACCAAATCGGTTATGGCCCAGGCGGATACCCTGATTTCTCAGTTTCCAGAGGTGACCAGTACCTTTATGCTGACTGGGTTTGGCTTTGATGGCCCCTCGCCCAACCGAGGGGTATTTTTTGCGACCCTGGCCCCTTGGGAAGAGCGGCGAGGCCGTGAGTCGTCGGTAGCGGGGCTGCTGCCCAAGGTCAATGGAGCTCTCTCAAGTATTCAAGAGGCACTGGTAATTGCCTTTAACGCTCCCCCGGTGCCTGGTTTTAGCCCTACCGGGGCTTTGGAAATGCAGCTGCAAGATCGCAGCGGTAATCAGATGAGCATCGACGAGTTTCTAGGTAACGCCTACGAAATCATGGGGGCGGCTAACGAGTCGCCTGCCTCAGCGGGAGTGTTCACGCAGTTCACAGCCAGTTCGCCCCAGGTGCAGGTGGAACTCAACCGCGATCGCCTCAAAGCTCTAGATGTGGATGTTAGCGAGGCGCTCACCACCGTCAGCACCTACCTGGGCTCCCGCTACGTCAACGACTACACCTCTGGCGGGCGCAACTACCGAGTCTACGTGCAGGCCGACGAAGGCTTTCGCAATGAGCCCAGCGACATCAATGCCATTTACGTGCGATCGCGCCAGGGCACCATGGTATCCCTAGGAGAAGTCGTCACTCTCAAGGAAATCGTCGGGCCGTCTACCATCAATCACTTCAACCTGCTGCGGGCCATTAAGCTGGAGGGCCTGCCCGCACCGGGGGCGAGCTCGGGCCAGCTGATTGCAGACATGACTGAAGCCCATGCCCAAGCCGCTTTACCGGTGGTAGGGCAGGCTTGGCAGGGCACAGCTCGGGAAGAGTTGGCCTCCGGCGGTCTCTCAATCCTGATCTTTGGGCTTGGGGTACTGGTGGTGTTTCTGGTGCTAGCGGCCCAGTACGAAAACTACGTCGATCCCATCATCATTTTGCTGACGGTGCCCCTAGCGGTGCTGGGGGCGCTGACGTTCCTGTTCTTCCGAGGCCTGGAGCTTAACGTCTACGCCCAGGTGGGGATGGTCATGCTGATCGGCCTCGCCAGTAAAAATGCCATTCTGATTGTAGAATTTGCCAACCAGGCCAGAAGTCAGGGTTTGGGGCTGGTGCCTGCTGCAATAGCCGCCGCCGAGCAGCGATTTCGCCCGATTATCATGACAGCAATTTCATCGCTGGTGGGGACCTTTCCGCTGCTGATTGCCACTGGGGCGGGCAGTGCCAGCCGCTGGTCGGTGGGCTACACCGTGTTTGGGGGGCTGCTGGTGGCGACAGTGCTTAGCCTGCTGGTGGTGCCGGTGCTCTATGTGATACTCAAGGGCTTAGAAGATCGACTGTTTCACAGTGGACCTGGGGCACCGCCCGCTGGGACTGTCTCAACCAGTTTCAGCAACGATGGCTCTCGTTCTCTAGACGAAGCTGAAGCCATGGCACCGATGCGATTTGCGGAGCAACCCCCCCGGGAATCGCAGGGGGAAAACCCCGCCTAG
- a CDS encoding histone deacetylase, with translation MHHALTLADFGVIYSPDFLTHDTGSFHPENAGRLKAIVAALETVAWADHLDWREPTPVNQRDVDTLIAQLHNPRYVTALREIAHSGGGHIDGDTVVSEASYAVARLAVSAWLDGVDYVLETGHSAFVLARPPGHHAVRDRGMGFCLFSNAAIAAHYALEQSAVNRVAILDWDVHHGNGTQALVEENAAIAYCSLHQLPAYPGTGQSSETGFHQNVLNLPMPPGSASGDYQVKFDQKVIPFLKSFAPDLLVISAGYDANAADPLANVNLSPKDFGLFTRQCLNVTDKILFGLEGGYDYNALSESVLATISARLGF, from the coding sequence GTGCACCACGCTCTCACCCTGGCCGATTTTGGCGTTATCTATTCGCCCGATTTTTTGACCCACGATACCGGCAGTTTCCATCCCGAAAACGCGGGGCGATTGAAAGCGATTGTGGCTGCTTTAGAGACAGTTGCCTGGGCCGATCACCTCGACTGGCGCGAACCCACCCCAGTGAACCAGCGGGATGTAGATACCCTGATCGCCCAGCTTCATAACCCCCGCTATGTCACAGCTCTGCGGGAAATTGCCCACTCGGGCGGTGGCCACATCGACGGCGATACTGTGGTGTCTGAGGCTAGCTACGCCGTAGCGCGGTTGGCGGTGAGCGCCTGGCTCGACGGCGTCGATTATGTGCTGGAAACGGGGCACTCGGCCTTTGTGCTGGCGCGGCCACCGGGGCACCATGCGGTGCGCGATCGCGGCATGGGCTTTTGTCTGTTCTCCAATGCGGCGATCGCAGCCCACTATGCTTTAGAACAATCTGCGGTTAATCGCGTTGCCATCCTCGATTGGGATGTGCACCATGGCAACGGCACCCAAGCTTTAGTAGAGGAAAACGCGGCGATCGCCTACTGCTCTCTCCACCAGCTTCCCGCCTACCCCGGCACAGGCCAGAGCAGCGAAACTGGCTTTCACCAAAATGTCTTGAACTTGCCCATGCCCCCCGGTAGTGCCAGCGGCGACTATCAGGTAAAGTTTGACCAAAAGGTAATTCCCTTCCTCAAGTCCTTCGCCCCCGACTTGCTCGTCATTAGTGCTGGGTATGACGCTAACGCCGCTGACCCCCTAGCCAATGTCAACCTCTCCCCCAAAGACTTTGGCCTCTTTACCCGCCAGTGCCTAAACGTCACCGACAAAATTTTGTTTGGCCTTGAAGGTGGCTACGACTACAACGCGCTTAGCGAGTCGGTGCTGGCCACCATCAGCGCTCGACTAGGATTTTAG
- a CDS encoding universal stress protein, protein MKRLLLCTDGSTYAQSSYRYGAWFAKQGGASIDVLYVSDSRDEVIAETTDLSGSIGLGTSESLLKKLVEVEHEQAKRNHQQAKLILADAQQAIANHGVKSIQLLHKTGFLIDHLETLEANADLIVIGKQGESANSTLEHLGTNADRIVRSSTKPCLVTPQEFVPIERLLVAYDGSSTGKSMLTFLANIPGLHHLEIHLLMAARAESDITTTECIAEAVSLLHQAGIKPVITILPEEPEKSISQYAREQDISLLLIGAYSHRSILHTAIDSTTIQLLRSSQIPVLLFR, encoded by the coding sequence ATGAAGCGCCTCCTACTGTGTACAGACGGCTCAACATATGCCCAGAGCAGCTACCGCTATGGGGCCTGGTTTGCCAAGCAAGGAGGAGCCAGCATAGACGTACTCTACGTCAGCGACAGTCGAGACGAGGTCATTGCAGAGACCACTGATCTCAGCGGTAGCATTGGCCTAGGAACCTCAGAGAGCTTACTTAAAAAGCTAGTCGAAGTAGAACACGAGCAGGCTAAGCGCAATCACCAACAAGCCAAACTAATTTTGGCCGACGCCCAACAGGCCATTGCCAATCACGGGGTTAAGTCAATACAGCTGCTCCATAAAACCGGTTTTTTGATTGACCACTTAGAAACTTTAGAAGCCAACGCTGACCTGATTGTGATCGGTAAACAAGGGGAATCAGCAAACTCTACCTTGGAGCATCTAGGCACCAATGCCGATCGCATCGTGCGCAGTAGCACTAAGCCCTGTTTAGTTACACCTCAGGAATTTGTTCCTATAGAACGCCTGTTAGTAGCTTATGACGGCAGTTCTACTGGAAAAAGCATGTTGACTTTTTTGGCTAACATACCTGGTCTCCACCATCTCGAAATTCACCTGCTAATGGCCGCCAGGGCTGAGTCAGACATCACTACAACCGAGTGCATAGCCGAGGCAGTGTCGTTGCTGCACCAAGCTGGTATTAAGCCCGTAATAACCATCCTTCCCGAGGAACCCGAAAAGTCGATTTCTCAATACGCTAGAGAGCAAGACATTAGCTTACTACTGATAGGTGCCTATAGTCATCGTTCAATTCTTCATACGGCCATTGACAGCACTACAATCCAGCTGTTGAGAAGCAGTCAAATTCCGGTACTGCTATTTCGATAG